In the genome of Leucobacter luti, one region contains:
- a CDS encoding siderophore ABC transporter substrate-binding protein, whose amino-acid sequence MSLRSTRISAAAALAMGAALLLSSCASSAPAEEQAAEQSTSTTITFTDNHGEVEMQSNPKRVVALDNRAFETLSEWDVPLVAAPKGLMGDGLWPVYTDDADVADVGTHREPNLEAVVAAEPDLIIGGYRFSDSYDDLVAQNPNATVIELAARDDKDVFEELKRETTILGQIFGREDDAEALNEELDTAIAGAKDAYNGTDSVMGLITSGGKIEFAAAGTGRSVGPVFPALGLTPAIDRAAEDTSHGDDISVEAIAASNPEWIIVLDRDASFADPEPGSVPADELIAGSEALANVPAVQKDQIIYLDPTFYLTEDIQAYTGLFEQIKAAFAAA is encoded by the coding sequence GTGTCACTTCGATCGACCCGCATCTCCGCAGCAGCAGCACTCGCCATGGGCGCTGCGCTGCTGCTCTCCTCCTGCGCGTCAAGCGCGCCAGCCGAGGAGCAGGCTGCCGAGCAGTCAACTTCCACCACGATCACCTTCACCGACAACCACGGTGAAGTTGAGATGCAGTCGAACCCGAAGCGCGTCGTTGCGCTCGACAACCGCGCGTTTGAAACGCTGAGCGAATGGGATGTCCCGCTCGTGGCCGCGCCGAAGGGGCTGATGGGGGATGGCCTGTGGCCCGTCTACACCGACGATGCAGACGTTGCGGATGTTGGCACCCACCGTGAGCCCAACCTCGAGGCCGTCGTCGCCGCGGAGCCGGATCTCATCATCGGCGGCTACCGATTCAGCGACTCCTACGACGACCTCGTGGCGCAGAACCCGAACGCGACGGTGATCGAGCTCGCCGCACGTGACGATAAAGACGTGTTCGAAGAACTCAAGCGCGAGACCACCATCCTGGGGCAGATCTTTGGCCGCGAGGATGACGCTGAGGCGCTGAACGAGGAACTCGACACCGCGATCGCTGGTGCCAAAGACGCCTACAACGGTACGGACAGTGTGATGGGCCTGATCACGTCGGGCGGCAAGATCGAGTTCGCGGCCGCAGGCACCGGTCGCAGCGTCGGCCCCGTGTTCCCAGCGCTCGGACTCACGCCAGCGATCGACCGTGCGGCTGAAGATACGTCGCACGGCGACGACATCAGCGTCGAAGCGATCGCCGCGTCGAACCCGGAGTGGATCATCGTGCTTGATCGCGACGCGTCGTTCGCTGACCCGGAGCCCGGATCCGTGCCGGCCGACGAGCTGATCGCTGGCTCCGAAGCGCTGGCAAACGTGCCCGCCGTCCAGAAGGATCAGATCATCTACCTCGACCCGACCTTCTACCTCACGGAAGATATCCAGGCGTACACCGGACTCTTCGAGCAGATCAAGGCGGCATTCGCGGCAGCGTGA
- the tmk gene encoding dTMP kinase encodes MHAAPAQGAAEQPSNGIFITFEGGDGAGKTTQAELLSAWFIAQGREVVRTREPGGTPLGVEVRRLLLHGGDEIGAVDPRAEALLYAADRAQHVATVVRPALARGAIVVQDRYIDSSLAYQGAGRVLDVAEVRGLSEWAVEGLWPTLTVLLDLDPTLAAERRTARGGTADRLEAEAETFHRAVRDGFLALADAEPERYLVLDAALPFGELHAAIAARVSLLTNLTGAKQHGASASADGVGAGASDGTDGGTSLDIIAPAQSADES; translated from the coding sequence CTGCACGCAGCCCCCGCGCAGGGCGCAGCGGAACAGCCCTCGAACGGGATCTTCATCACGTTCGAGGGCGGGGACGGTGCTGGGAAGACGACGCAGGCCGAACTGCTGAGCGCGTGGTTCATTGCGCAAGGCCGAGAGGTTGTGCGCACTCGCGAGCCGGGCGGCACTCCGCTCGGCGTCGAAGTGCGCAGACTGCTCTTGCACGGCGGCGACGAAATCGGCGCGGTCGATCCGCGCGCCGAAGCGCTGCTCTACGCCGCGGACCGCGCGCAGCATGTCGCAACCGTGGTGCGGCCGGCCCTTGCCCGAGGCGCGATCGTGGTGCAAGACCGCTACATCGACTCCTCGCTCGCCTACCAGGGAGCCGGTCGTGTGCTGGATGTCGCCGAAGTACGCGGGCTGAGCGAGTGGGCCGTAGAGGGCCTCTGGCCAACGCTCACGGTGCTGCTCGATCTGGACCCGACACTCGCGGCCGAGCGCCGCACCGCGCGTGGCGGCACCGCAGATCGGCTCGAAGCCGAGGCGGAGACCTTCCACCGTGCCGTGCGTGACGGTTTCCTCGCCCTCGCTGACGCAGAACCGGAGCGCTACCTCGTGCTCGACGCCGCCCTCCCATTTGGCGAGCTTCACGCGGCGATCGCGGCCCGTGTCTCGCTCCTCACGAACCTGACCGGAGCAAAACAGCACGGCGCCTCTGCCTCTGCCGATGGTGTTGGAGCCGGTGCCAGCGATGGCACCGACGGCGGCACCAGCTTAGACATCATCGCTCCGGCTCAGTCGGCTGACGAGTCGTAG
- a CDS encoding GntR family transcriptional regulator: MARPGSRVALVADGLRDAIRSEEFCEGARLPTEAQIATRFGVSRPTVRAALRELETIALVHTQHGVGTFVTERPAITAGLERLDSITESIRSTGREPGMVYKGRVIRPLLPDEAEKLGLSGDAHALELRRTILADGEVVAYSYDLMPLGVFPEGADPETVDGSLFSYLRDNRDLHPHYAVAEVHAVQSDGIGWDVAGGGRTALYVLLDQVHFERSGRPLLYSRTYFLEGRYAFTIRRAG, from the coding sequence ATGGCGAGGCCAGGTTCGCGCGTTGCGCTCGTCGCAGATGGCTTGCGTGATGCGATTCGCTCCGAGGAGTTCTGCGAGGGAGCTCGTCTCCCCACCGAAGCCCAGATCGCAACCCGTTTTGGGGTATCCAGGCCAACGGTTCGCGCCGCACTGCGCGAGCTCGAAACGATCGCCCTCGTGCACACCCAACACGGTGTCGGCACCTTCGTGACCGAGCGTCCGGCGATTACTGCGGGGCTCGAACGACTCGACTCCATTACCGAGTCAATCCGCAGCACTGGTCGCGAACCAGGGATGGTCTACAAGGGGAGAGTCATTCGACCTCTCCTGCCGGATGAAGCGGAGAAGCTGGGTCTCTCGGGAGATGCCCACGCGCTGGAATTGCGACGCACGATCCTCGCTGACGGCGAAGTGGTTGCCTACTCCTATGACCTCATGCCGCTTGGAGTCTTCCCTGAGGGCGCAGACCCGGAAACGGTCGACGGCTCCCTGTTCTCGTATCTGCGCGATAATCGCGATCTGCACCCGCACTACGCCGTCGCCGAGGTGCACGCGGTGCAATCGGATGGCATCGGCTGGGATGTTGCCGGCGGTGGGCGCACAGCCCTGTATGTGCTCCTTGATCAGGTGCACTTCGAGCGCTCTGGCCGGCCTCTCCTGTACTCGCGGACCTACTTCCTCGAGGGGCGCTACGCCTTCACGATCCGCCGCGCGGGGTAG
- a CDS encoding class II aldolase/adducin family protein, which translates to MLNTHEGAAAALELSELGADAVRRGLVLASGGNLSARLDDEHFIVTGSGTWLDRLRPGDFSVMHLDGTVVSGNPKPSSEWKLHQRAYRARPDVNTVIHLHPQHAVLLASLGIEIRLITLDHAFYVGSIGVTPFYPNGSDELADTAAAQLSDHDCVVMQHHGCTVVGDSIEMTYRRAMNLEDAAKATALARQLGDTETRFPAEHGPDLHHA; encoded by the coding sequence ATGTTGAATACGCACGAGGGCGCAGCTGCTGCCCTGGAGCTCTCCGAGTTGGGCGCTGACGCAGTACGTCGCGGTCTCGTGCTCGCCAGCGGCGGCAACCTGTCTGCTCGCCTCGACGATGAGCACTTTATTGTCACCGGGTCTGGCACCTGGCTGGACCGGCTACGGCCCGGGGACTTCTCCGTGATGCATCTCGACGGCACCGTGGTCTCCGGAAACCCCAAGCCTTCGAGCGAGTGGAAGCTACATCAGCGCGCATACCGGGCGCGTCCCGATGTGAACACTGTGATTCACCTCCATCCGCAGCACGCGGTGCTGCTTGCATCGCTCGGCATTGAGATCCGGTTGATCACCCTCGACCACGCGTTCTACGTCGGGTCAATCGGCGTCACTCCGTTCTATCCAAACGGTTCCGACGAGCTTGCGGACACCGCGGCTGCGCAGCTTTCCGACCATGACTGTGTCGTGATGCAGCACCACGGCTGCACGGTCGTCGGCGACTCGATCGAAATGACCTATCGGCGCGCGATGAACCTGGAGGACGCTGCGAAAGCGACCGCCCTCGCTCGGCAGCTGGGCGATACAGAAACACGTTTCCCCGCTGAGCACGGGCCCGATCTGCACCACGCGTAG
- the topA gene encoding type I DNA topoisomerase produces the protein MAGTKKLVIVESPTKAKTIGGYLGDDYEVIASVGHVRDLAEPSELPAELKKGPFGRFAVDVENDFAPYYVVNDNKKKTVAELKRALKDADELWLATDEDREGEAIAWHLLEVLKPKVPVRRMVFHEITKDAIEQAKQNTRDLDTALVDAQETRRILDRLYGYDISPVLWRKVAPKLSAGRVQSAATRLVVDRERERQAFNAAEYWDLSASFHPSADAPDPTAFTARLVRLDGQRLATGGDFGDDGKLTPRAIKAGSVPLEQQRAEQLAALLTPQAVATVRSVETKPHTRRPAAPFTTSTLQQEASRKLRYSSRQTMSFAQSLYENGYITYMRTDSPTLSQQAIQAARTQASELYGAQTLPEKPRVYTGKAKGAQEAHEAIRPAGDIFQRPTELKGKLSQGEHALYDLIWKRTVASQMADAKGSTDTVTLEASVTESDRTAPTTAEFTASGTVITFPGFLLAYEEGRDEKRGDTEQNVSLPQLSSGQSLDVTDPEAKGHETSPPPRYTEASLTKRLEELGIGRPSTYAAIISTIMDRGYVTKKGQALVPSWIAFSVVRLLEEHFSALVNYDFTAEMENDLDRIASGEADRSKWLGEFYFGTDSHPGLRGVVDNLGEIDARAINTIRIDDQISLRNGKYGPYLEVFDEKSEVGDDGVLKPRAVNIPDGLAPDELTPAKAHELAEAEPAEDRVVGLHPSTGKRVIAKNGRFGPYVSELPDEGEELPKGQKPRTASLFKSMDPATVDLDTAIALLELPRVVGVDPESNAEITAQNGRYGPYLKKGTDTRSLTSEEAIFSIDLAGAQELFAQPKYGARKASSALKEFDADPVSGKPVKVRDGRFGPYVTDGETNATIPRGDSVDDITFERAIELLAIKRAKGPAKKKAPAKKAAAKKPAAKKTPAKKAAAKKTTAKSAEKTVDPVRSAAAKKAAATRAAKKAAAEAALAE, from the coding sequence GTGGCGGGTACGAAAAAATTGGTAATCGTCGAGTCGCCGACCAAGGCGAAGACGATCGGTGGCTATTTGGGCGATGACTATGAAGTCATCGCGTCTGTGGGGCACGTTCGTGACCTCGCCGAACCCTCAGAGCTGCCCGCCGAGCTGAAGAAGGGCCCCTTTGGGCGCTTCGCCGTCGACGTCGAGAACGACTTCGCGCCCTACTACGTCGTAAATGACAACAAGAAGAAAACCGTCGCCGAGCTCAAGCGAGCTCTGAAAGATGCCGACGAACTCTGGCTCGCAACTGATGAGGACCGCGAGGGAGAAGCCATCGCGTGGCACCTGCTTGAGGTGCTAAAGCCCAAGGTGCCTGTCCGCCGCATGGTGTTCCATGAGATCACCAAGGACGCGATCGAGCAGGCCAAGCAGAACACCCGCGATCTCGACACCGCACTCGTCGACGCACAAGAAACTCGCCGCATCCTTGACCGGCTGTACGGCTACGACATTTCACCCGTGCTGTGGCGAAAGGTCGCTCCCAAGCTCTCGGCTGGTCGCGTGCAGTCTGCTGCGACCCGTCTGGTTGTTGACCGTGAGCGTGAGCGCCAGGCCTTCAACGCGGCGGAGTACTGGGATCTCAGCGCCTCGTTCCACCCGAGCGCTGATGCGCCGGACCCCACGGCGTTCACCGCCCGTCTCGTGCGGCTCGACGGCCAACGCCTCGCGACCGGTGGCGATTTCGGCGACGACGGGAAGCTCACCCCGCGTGCGATCAAGGCTGGTTCGGTGCCGCTCGAGCAGCAGCGGGCCGAACAGCTCGCGGCCCTGCTGACCCCGCAGGCCGTTGCCACCGTGCGTTCGGTCGAGACGAAGCCACACACGCGGCGCCCCGCGGCCCCGTTCACCACCTCGACACTGCAGCAGGAAGCGTCCCGCAAGCTCCGCTACAGCTCCCGCCAGACGATGTCGTTCGCGCAGTCGCTCTACGAAAACGGCTACATCACATATATGCGTACCGACTCGCCCACGCTTTCGCAGCAGGCGATTCAGGCGGCCCGTACCCAGGCCTCCGAGCTCTATGGTGCTCAGACGCTGCCTGAGAAGCCGCGCGTGTACACGGGCAAGGCAAAGGGTGCGCAGGAAGCCCACGAAGCTATCCGCCCCGCCGGGGATATCTTCCAGCGTCCCACGGAGCTGAAAGGCAAGCTCTCCCAGGGCGAGCACGCGCTCTACGACCTGATCTGGAAGCGCACCGTCGCCAGCCAGATGGCGGACGCGAAGGGATCCACCGACACGGTGACGCTCGAGGCGAGCGTCACCGAGAGCGATCGCACGGCCCCGACTACGGCGGAGTTCACCGCGAGCGGCACCGTGATCACGTTCCCCGGCTTCCTTCTCGCGTACGAAGAGGGCCGCGATGAAAAGCGCGGCGACACTGAGCAGAACGTCTCGCTGCCGCAGCTCTCGTCCGGCCAGAGCCTTGACGTCACCGACCCGGAGGCGAAAGGGCACGAGACGAGCCCGCCCCCGCGCTACACCGAGGCAAGCCTCACGAAACGCCTCGAAGAGCTCGGGATCGGCCGTCCGTCGACCTATGCCGCGATCATCAGCACGATCATGGACCGGGGATACGTCACGAAGAAGGGGCAGGCGCTTGTTCCAAGCTGGATCGCCTTCTCGGTCGTGCGGCTCCTGGAAGAGCACTTCTCAGCGCTCGTGAACTACGACTTCACGGCCGAGATGGAGAACGACCTCGACCGCATCGCCTCCGGCGAAGCGGATCGCAGCAAATGGCTCGGTGAGTTCTACTTCGGCACCGACAGCCACCCCGGCCTGCGCGGCGTGGTCGACAACCTCGGGGAAATCGACGCGCGCGCGATCAATACGATCCGGATCGATGATCAGATCTCGCTCCGCAACGGCAAGTACGGCCCGTATCTCGAAGTGTTCGATGAGAAGAGCGAAGTCGGCGATGATGGTGTGCTGAAGCCGCGCGCCGTGAACATCCCAGACGGCCTCGCGCCTGATGAGCTGACCCCGGCGAAGGCGCATGAGCTCGCCGAAGCTGAACCAGCAGAGGACCGCGTGGTCGGCCTGCACCCCAGCACAGGCAAACGGGTCATTGCGAAGAACGGCCGCTTTGGACCCTACGTGTCCGAACTGCCCGACGAGGGCGAAGAGCTGCCGAAGGGGCAGAAGCCGCGCACTGCGTCACTGTTCAAGAGCATGGACCCGGCAACGGTGGATCTCGACACCGCGATCGCGCTGCTCGAGTTGCCCCGCGTCGTGGGCGTCGACCCTGAGTCGAATGCCGAGATCACCGCCCAGAACGGGCGGTATGGCCCGTACCTGAAGAAGGGCACGGATACCCGTTCGCTCACGAGCGAAGAAGCGATCTTCTCCATCGACCTCGCGGGGGCGCAGGAACTGTTCGCCCAGCCGAAGTATGGCGCCCGCAAAGCCTCCAGCGCGCTGAAAGAGTTTGACGCCGACCCCGTGAGTGGCAAGCCAGTCAAGGTGCGTGACGGGCGCTTCGGGCCCTACGTCACTGACGGCGAAACGAACGCGACCATTCCGCGCGGAGACTCCGTCGACGACATAACGTTCGAGCGTGCGATCGAGCTCCTCGCCATCAAGCGTGCGAAGGGGCCGGCCAAGAAGAAGGCACCCGCAAAGAAAGCTGCGGCGAAAAAGCCGGCCGCGAAGAAGACGCCTGCCAAGAAAGCTGCAGCGAAGAAGACGACCGCGAAGTCGGCGGAGAAAACCGTTGATCCTGTGCGTTCGGCAGCGGCCAAGAAGGCAGCCGCCACACGAGCAGCGAAGAAAGCGGCAGCCGAGGCCGCACTCGCGGAGTAG